The Panicum virgatum strain AP13 chromosome 6K, P.virgatum_v5, whole genome shotgun sequence nucleotide sequence cagacgagttctgtaattagttttgtgattagtttatatttaatacttcaaatgtgcaaagattttctttcaaaaactttataagagccatctaaacaaggcctaagacTCTAACGATATAAGCGAATTAGATTCATATGGATACAGATTTGGATATCTCGAATATCCATCTTTCTATTTTCTTCCCGCTTTCATCCTCTAGGAGGGAAGCGGATCGAATTCGTACCGATTCGGATATCTCGGATCCATCGGCAAAAGCCTCCAAAACATCTGGAAGGAAGGACTGGTGGTCGTCACTCGTCAGGCAGTGAGCGGAGCTGAGGTtgcccgccgcccgcctgctAGGCCGGGTAGACTGCTTCTCGAGTGTTTGGCGTGCCAAAACTTAATGGTTGCCCTCGTGCCAACACGTTAGCAGCTAGCTGTTTGAAATTGTGGCCGACGATTAAGGTTGACTTTTTAGATGATGGATTGGTCCTCATTTTATATGCGTGTCGGGAGACGAGTGAACGGAGCTGAAACACTTGTACGCGCCTTGCTTGTCTAAAGCATGCATTCTCGTCCACCGGCGGACTTTTGTAAACTGTTGACCGAGGGCACCGGCCTTCAATTCACCAGTCATGCGTTTGGCCCGCACGTGTGATGGCGCGACcgtttaatttaatttaagtTGCTAGCAGTCAGTCAGTCAGATTTCAAGTGAAAGAAAATCAGAAAACCTGTTTGGCTGGTGGAAAGGTTGGTTGGTTTCGACGGGCCTCATTTGGTTTTTTTAAGTAGTTGTCACATCGAAATTTAGATATCAATTCGAATGTTACGGATGCCAActaaatataaaattaattgcataaattGCAATTAGAGTTCATGAagtaattagacttaataaatTCGCCTCGTGATTAAGTCACGACttatgaaattaattttgtaataagTCTATATTTAGTTCTCCTAATTGATATTCAATCATGCATGTGACGAGATATGACTTAAActgaagaaaaaaaagcaaACAAGGCCTTAATAGTGTTATGTGAGAGAGAATCCGTAGGGAAAAGTTGGCTGaagggccgtttagttcccaaaattttttgtcttccttttgaacacatgcatgaaatattaaatgtagttaaataacaaaactaattgcacagtttggatgtacatgatgAGACGAAtgttttgagtctaattagtacgtgattagccataagtgctacagtaaccccacatgtgctaatgatgcggtcaaaggcctcaagagattcgtctcgcgatttccaagcgagttctgaaattaattttttaattagtgtccgaaaagccctcccgacatcttGTCAAACAATTGATGTGACCTTGGAACCAAAAAAATTCACTAACTAAAGCTGATTCAACCAGCAGAATAGAGTGTGCAGACGGAGTTCCTTCTCggcttctttctttggtgccgGAGCCAAAAGTCAAAGTCTGATGCACTCTGGCACCATGCATGATAgataaggccagtctcagtggacaTTTCATAGGGATTTCATGACATTAATTAGATGGACACCTCAGCAAAAAAGGTGACATGGCAAGCAAATTaataggagagaggagagaatcGTTTCTTCACCACGAAACGGGTCCGGCGTCGTTTCCAAGTCAATGAAACGGAGGTGAAACGCGCACTGAGAGCTCCATCATTTCATGGCGGGATCCCGTGCGGTGGGAGGCCGCTCGCTCCGGCTTCCCGCGCTCCGCTCGGACGGTCGGACCTCTGCGCGCCAAATCCTCCCCGCACGCGCCAAAGCCACCTCTTCTTCCCTTCCTCcaagatccgccgccgcctttgcggctctcagaccgccgccgcccttccccttccctccagatccgccggcgcccctgcccgccgccgctcctaccCTTCACCTCCAGATCCGCTACCGCCCCTGCCCTTCCTCCCACTGCCTGCGACACCATGTCCCGGCGGGGGAAAGAAGTCCCCCAGCTCAGCAGTAGCGGCAGCCCGTCCAAACGAAGCAGCGGCGGTACGAGAACTCCGGCGACTGCAGCTCCGTAGGCGACTGCTCCTCCCGCGTCTGGTGCAGCTCCTCCCGCATCGGCTGCACCTCCGCCGGCAGCAGCTTTTTGCTCCTGTACAAAATTGGTGAGTGCCACACAGTTGATCCAGAGTTGGTGAATGGTTCTCTGTATGCTCTGCTGGCCACACAGTTGATTCATTATTTTTCTTCTCCCAGGTACTAGAAGATGCTGTTACTCCAATGTTTTACTTGCATTACTGTTTCTGCCACTAAAGATTATTCTCTGTATGGTTCTCTGTATGCTTTGGTGGTTTAGATTTTGGTCGGCTATGTTTTGATATCTGAAAAAGGAACATGTAATGTGCGAATTACTTCAACGGTTTATCAGAGCTTGTCAAAATGATAATTTCAAACATGGCTTGTTTAGATATTTTGCCCAGATTGCCTTCTCTGATTCTGTGATATTTTGACAATGGCTATAGAGTTCTCATGGTACATTTGATCACAACACAATCCACATATTAAATACTGCATCCTGTTTATGAAACTGTGCAACGAAACTGTGCACTGATAGTGACAGTTTCATGGCAGTTTCATCTCACAGAAAAGCTGACGTGGCAGTCTAGGTAACAGTGCTACGAAAtgtccactgagactggcctaatagACCAGGAGAAGCTTCTTACTAACCGGGAAGCATGCATGCAGGGAAGAGTCGACCCACCAAAAAGTCCACCAGTGCTCCACCAGTAGATCCTTTGCTTGCAGTTGGAGTATGGAAGCCGCGCGCCTTGGTGTTGAAAGCAAAAAGTCAGCGCCCCACCACCTCCGTGACAGCATAATGTATATAACTGGATCCACTCGCGATTAGTATCGCCGCGATTTgattaaaaaaagaagaagaagaaaccaaagAACACACTACTGGTTTGAGTTGTGGATCCAAATAAACCTGTCATGTGCATGGAATTTTCCTCTCTATATATACTAGTATATCATGTTTGCTGATGAAACCCCTACAGCGGGTTGCACGCGGATGAGGCTTGGATCGCATCTATCCGCATAATAAGTTAATAACATAGTACAAAAAAATATGGAACCTGTCCAACTTTTTTCTCCACCATGACaacgaaaacaaaaaaaaaaagaaagaaaagcggTGCAAAAGTGCGTTCAGCTTCACATGAAAGCGGCATGCATCATGATAATTCGTAATAGCAGGCGCTTTGCCTTGTCATTCATGCATTTCCAACAAGTGGCGATTAATCAAGTAGCCCCATCTCTCTCCAgagcacaataataaataataatCCAAGCAAGCACGCATTGAACAAACATAGGTAGTAACAACAACATATCCGGTGTGGATTCGCCTACTCTTCCGTTGAGCTTCATTTTTATGTTCGATGAAATTAAACATTTTACTTAGGTCTTGGGTTCTATATATAAAACATATGTAGCGAGCCTCTCTCTTCCCCGTTTCTCTTCCACCAATAAGCGACGAAAAACCGGTAAGAGATTTGATGCCATGTATTAACAGGAAAAAACTCTTtgtttgaaatatgaatttCTTGAGAACCTATACCCATCTCTTTCTTCTAGTATCTGCAGAGGAGACTACGCTGACAACAATTTCGAGAGCCAAAAACCAACACCACTCGTACCGTTGTTAATACCTGCCTCCTATAGGGCCTAAAAGTCAACGGGTGGGAAAATTAAGGTTATGTTTAGTTCcagcgcaaaaaaaaaatttgtgttggaatcttattaatttgaagtactaaatgaagtctatttattaatttttttgcacagatgagttgtaaatcgtgagacgaatctaataatgctaattaatctatgattaagcaataattagcagatggttactgtagtatcactgttgcaaatcatggattcagtaggctcattagattcgtctcgcgatttacagcccaaccatgcaaaaatttttgtaaatagacttcatttagtacttcaaattagtaagattccttttcactttaatgcgtttatggcttttttgcgtttacggggtgagaactaaacagggcctttgtTCGGTTCCTcctccccccacccacccaaaATTCTCACCCCATAAATCTTGTAAATACAAAAAAATCATCaaatcgaatgtttcgacacatgcatatgcatagagtactaaggctctgtttagtttctactccataaaccccgtaaacgcaaaataAATGTCACATTGAATGTTTCGACacgtaaatcgcgagacgaatctaatgagcctacttaatccatgatttgcaacagtgatactactacagtaatcatccgctaattattgcttaattatggattaattagtgtcattagattcgtctcgcgatttacaatccatctgtgaaaatttttttgtaaataaactttatttaggaCTTCAAATTGAGAAGATTCTTtcgtaaaatttttttgcgtttacacgtccctgaactaaacacggccaaaGGCTCCGGTGCGGCCCCCGCGTCGCCCACGCTCCCCGAAGCAGCGGCCAGCAGGGGTGGGTGGGCGGTGCGGTCAACTCTTGGGCACGAGCCCCTGTTGAATGCGAGCCGTACGATCCGGCGGCGACCCCATCGAAAGCGACCCCCTCATCGCCCGCTCGCTTGCTTTTGACCGGCTCTGCTTGTGGGCCCGATACCAACCTAGTTAAAGCGCGTATTGATGCGCCCCATCCACGTCTTTGACTCGCGCGAAAGGACTGGGCGAACCTACCTATGCTTTGGGCGAACCCAACCTGACTCGCTCAATCCTTTGATTCCCTGCAAATTTTATTTGCAGGCGTGCGATTTGCTGCTAATCTGTAGGAGTCGATGCAAATGGATGGACAGTGGGACTTGAAGAAATTCCGGCAAAAAAAACCCAACTTTGGGATTGTCATGGAAAATTGCCGATTGGGGATGCAGTTGGAGAGGCTCTCTCTTTGATTTGATTGATGGTTTTCtttacaagaagaagaagaagcacgaGCGCGACCGTCGTCTACCGCTAACCCAACCAAAGAACAAATCAAACAAGCATACTAGAGCTGCTACTGCTAGAACGAGCTAACGATCCTCGCTcacggcgcgcgggcggcgccggcggcggcgtcgtggcgGTGGTCGCCCTCGTAGGTGACGACGAGCGTGGCGGGGTCGTCGGCGGCGCGCTCCACGTGCTTCCGGGCGGGGCACCCCTTGGCGCTGCTGCACCGGTAGTAGCCGCGCGGGTAGGGGGACCCCTTGATGGGCTTCTGCCCGTACTTGCGCCACGAGTAGTCGTCGCCGGGGATGTCGGAGGACGCCGGCGCGTGGGACGAAGCCGCCTGGGCCCCCGCGGCGGCCACGCGGACCGTGCGCCGGGACAGCCCCTGCCGGCTCCGCTTCGGCTTCCTCGCGCAGTGgcaccgcgcggcggcgccgggctccgcctccgcctggtGATGGTgctggtgcgcggcggcggcggcggcggaggcggcggcggggtgcttGCGCTTCGGCAGGGGTGGCTTGCCGGAGGACACGGCTGCCTGCAGGCTGCACCCCTTGGACACGCtgccctcgccgcccgccgtcacGGACGACAGGAACGACGTCGACGtcgcggacgccgccggcgcgggggcgggcgccttggccgccaccgccgggggCGGCTTGGTGAAGTCCAGCGTCAGGCTCTTCGTCGtcggggcggccgccgccgggggctgCGGGACGGGCGCCGGGCGAGGAGACTCGGGAGgcgtcgcgggcggcgcggcgggagcgCGGCGGAAGCGGGCGTGGCCCGTGCGGTCGAGCAGGTTGATGACGCGGCGGAAGCGGGACACCGCCTGGTCGGCGATCTGGCCGAGCGGCGGGGACCCGGCGCGCGGGGAGAGCGAGGACGCCAGCAGCTCCAGGCTGCGgagccccgccgcggcggcctcctgGAACGCCAGGTGCTcgtaggcgccgccgccgccgcaggacaTGAGGTCCACCGCCATGGCCTTGGCTGTTCCGCTGCCTCCCTGGCGGCGCTGAATCGGAGAGAGATGAACGGAGCGACGGGAGCGAAGCCTGGCTCGTTGCTTGCCGGCGCcggtgatggtggtggtggattcTTGGCTTCGCGAGATGGGAACAGAGGTGGGGTGTGGGGTGGGTTTTATAGGTAGAAATGGGTGGGGAGAGGGAAGGCGCAAAGTCAATGCCTTGGTTCCCTCTGTTCTCTCTCTCTGTAGCACTAGACAATTCTGAGGTGCTGAGTCAGAGATCAGCCTTGGCCTTTTCTCATGTACCACCTTGGCATTCTCATTTATTCTAGCATGCATTTGATTATCACTCATTTCCACAGGTACGGTGTGCCtgtgaactttttttttctactaGACAAATTCGATTATTTAGCGGGACTGAATAACAAATGGCTGTACAAGGGAATTACCACAGAACTTGTTACATAAAAGAGTGCGAAACTCTTCCACTCCAGCTGAAATCAAATTTGATATAGGCCCTATTTAGTTCTTTACatatgtaaacgcaaaaaaatcataaatgcattaaagtgaaaaagaatcttgttaatttgaagtactaaatgaagtgtatttacaaattttttgtatggatgggctgtaaatcgcgagacgattctaatgagtctacttaattcatgatttgcaacagtgatgatacagtaaccatcagctaattattaattaatcatggattaattagcatcattagattcgtctcgcgatttacaacccatctatgcaaaaagttttacaaatagacttcatttagtacttcaaatgaccaagattcctttgcaaaattattttgcaaaatgaactaaacatgcCCATAATTTGATTTCAGCAAACAAGTTCAGTGCAGCTTCGCTCTTTTCGTCTATTCGCCCAGTAATTTCTGTATCGCGGCACAAGCCTTTTTCTCACACAATTTTCGCACGTTGACTCTTGCGGGAAGTATGTGTGCATGGCACACATTTTGCGCCACGCATCTGATTTTCAAGTTTGAAAGGGCTGTTTGTGCACCGTCAACATTTCCAGATTTGACTCCAGAAATTTATGTTCTCGAAACtttattttcattttctctTATGCTGTGTTCACTTTCCCAAactcctccaaactttccatcacatcgaaacattaaatataacaaattacccatgcatagagtactaaatgtagataaataaaaaaaactaattgcatagttttgatgtacgttgcgagacaaatcttttgagtctagttagtctataataagataatatttgccacaaacaaacgaaaagtgctacagtatgctacagtgtccgatatgACTTTTCTACCAGATTTTCgcagatctaaacacagccttagcTCCTTGCTGTTGGTTCTTCGTTGTGGAGTAGTTGGGGCGCACTGTGCTCCAGCGGCGCAACAAAAAATTTTATGTGGGCCCCTTTTCCAGATTTGGTAGAGGGAGACTTTTGAACGCGGGAGCTAGGATCGAAAGTCAACCCTCGGAAAAATGGTGGCGACGTTCCTTGAAAATCGCGGTAGGCAGCAAGGGGGTCAGAGGTTtttgggttcttcttcctcttgttTCCACACGCCATTGTCATCCTCTTTTGTTTAGCCCGTTGACATATTTTTCACATGGCTCATCGTACCTGATGCGGCCATGCGGGTGTGCTGATAGATCCGGCTCCTACGTTTACCAGAGAGAGGGTGAAGGAGGGAGAAAGTCAACCGGGCTAAATTTTTTAAAGAGTATCAATTGTTGCTTAGAGCTCGTTTGGTGCAGCTCCAACTCCGGCAGTTCCTACAAGAGCCATACCAACCGCACAACTCTGTCAACAGCTCCTGCGGGACGTTTTATGAGAGCTAGAACCATATTTGCAGGGGGACAGGCAAAGCTGATGgagccaaaaaaaaatgtaacttCGCTTGCTACAGCTCCGGCTTTGGTCTCGCAAGCAGCGCTCCCAAACATCCCCTTAAtctggggagagagagagagagcttttCAGGTTTGAAGGAGTAAAAAGGTTGGCTTGAAGCCTGAAGGCCCTGAACTGAAAGGGCGTTTTAGACTCAGCTTCAGTCTTTGGCCGGCCGCTCCCGTTTGACGGTTTGAGCGGTCCATGACCATCAGTGGATGCGTACAAAAAATGTTGCTGCTGCATGTACAGTGGAGGCGTAACGTACAAGGCTCCAATTCTGAAGCGGTCAGCTTTGTTTGTTCCTCCGCGCTCTCCGGCCACTCGGTCGCTGGTGCTGGTCGTCGtcagcagcagctcgccggcCAGACAGTCCAGGGCAGCTATGGCCAAAGTGTCTGAGCTCGATCGGTGTCTTGTTCTGTTGAAGGAGAATCTCAACGATGTTGTCAATTCAAGCGTCCTCTCCGAATCCAGTCTGCGGGTTACATTGCAGGGCACGCCCATCTGGTTCGATCAGTTTTAGCTTATGGGCGTTGCCTAAGTGTAATTAGCCAAACACATCTGAAGGGGTCATCAACTTAAGGCCAGTTTCAGTGGGAATTTTATGGACACAGATATCTAGATTAGGAACCGTGctagatgagttttatggtgatgaaactctcctcacattccATAAAACTACATCGTTCTCTCTCCTTGCCgcgtcagcaaaattgatgatatttaatgtcatgaaccTCTACATAAAACCCCTCATAAGACTAGCTTAAGACTAGTCAAGAGCTTATTACTACTACAGTTAACCAACAGGTATTGTCCAAATGGCAAATCAGCACCTTGGAACTGAACCAATCAACACAATCCACAAACAATGTCTGATTGATCAACAGCAAAGATTCTTGAATTCAATAGTAGTAGGCTTCAGGTGTAGTCTTTGTCAAACCAGCCTGCCGGCTGGTTACAAAACCTGTTGCGGACTGACCAGGATAGCAGAGTCAAGTCGTCAACTGAAGATGATCTTTTCAAGATTAAAATAGTAACAAAGCTCCTGAACTAAAGCTGAAGCTTCTTCGAGAACGGTAAGATAAAGGTAATAGAGTTTTAAAAAAAGTAATAGAGTTGGACCAGTATGCAATGGGGCCAACGAACTCATCTGACAAAAATAACATAACATCTCTcttattttagatttttttaatctTCGGAGCTTTCGATGCGCAAGTAATTCGCATGGACCACAAATACATACACTTTGAACGTCTTGGTCAAACCTTTAAAAGCTTTGACTACAAATATCTCCTTAAAAATTTATATGGGGAACATGAAAATAATATGAATGAAATAGTCGCGGCCAAAAggccaaaaaaaaactttgttgAAGACAATGCATTtttccagagagagagagagagagagagagagaaggggccGGCAGGCTTTGTAACGTGGAACAAACTTGGCTTTGAAGTCAACCCATTGGAAGAGGTCGATGGAGGTTCCTAGAACTTGTGGCGAGCATGATTAGAAAGGACCTGTTAAAGCTTGAGCACCGTGATTATTTTAGTCTAGCTTCCTCTCCAGCTAATTTGATTAGTCTGTAGCATGGATCCCCAGCTAGATGTTGAAGTTAGCTCAGCTGCTAGCTCTCTTTCCAGCTGCCACTGCACACGCAGTTGCTCCCCGGTTCAGTTTGGCACGTTGACGATCTGTCACGAGATCTGTAGACGTATCCAAGCTGTAATGTCCGGCCTGATTAGGAATCAATTCACTAATTCTCAGGAGGCTTTGATGTTGAGGAAGCGCAGGTCAACGGGCCCAAAAGGGAATAGTAGCTTCCAGCGTTGTCTTGTCTCTTTGGCCTTTTGCATCCAACGGTCTCAGCTCGTGCACAGTGCGTCTGAAGGCTAGCTGCGTGTCGTTACCTTTGCTAAAGTCATGGGGGATTGGGGGTGAATTTTTTTCCTCTCCTGAAAACAAACCTCCACTAGGTTCTCTCGCTTTGTTCTTTTTGCGTGTGAACTGCCcatggaaaaaggaaaatggatGCAGGCTCACATCAGTATCACATACTCCTTGAAGTACAGCTGAACCGGTCAACCAATCGATTTCACTTTCCTCCACACACAATGGCTTAACCAACAGGTATCCCCgttttttattttcttagcTACTCCAAATGGCAAATCAGCACCTCCAGCAAATTAGATTAAAAGTTTCCTTCCTATTTTGCGTTAGTAGGGTCGTGCTTCGTCTACTGCTACTCCATTTCCACTAGTAGCAGCAACTCATTATTAAATCAGCGAAAGGAGAAAGTCAGCTCTAATCTTGCAGCCCAACTTGCTATATTTGTTTAGAAAACCATGTGGTATCCGAGTCAGGAACAGACAGCAGCCACGATATGATTCAATTAGTCAGCCTCTGTTTCTCTTCGGTCTTCTTTCGCCTTTCCCTTCCTCTTGCTCTTATAATATGCTAattaaaggggggggggggggggggggggggggggggaagcagAGACGAAGCACATCAGCCTGAAGGTTACCTTCAGCTTCAGTTACAAAAAAACTGAGGCTAGGAAGTGTTCCTGCACCTGCAGCCTGCGACACGCGCGTAGAGACGTAGACCTCCCTGTTAGGTCGTCACGCGCTGTGCGCTGTTGACCTAGTTCAGAAGCGGTCCACCTGAGAATTAGTGAATTGATTCCTCCTGCATGCCAGTGTTTGGCACCACTATTTGCATTGGCTACTGCTGTTCTGCTCTCCCGAGTTGCAGACAGTGCAGGGCAGTCAGCCAAAACATCTGAtgaactagtttttttttttttttgcagggaATCTGATGGACTAGGTCGTCTTTTGTTTCTGAATGGAATTAGAACTAGATGCTCAACTTGAGCTTCGTTGTCGACGTCAGCATTGTTCTACGTCAAATTAACCTGTTGTCCACGTcagcattgttttttttttgcgggcaCACGTCAGCGTTGTTGCTAGCTCTCTTTCCAGCTGCCACTGCACACGCCATTGCTCTCCGGTTCAGTTTAGCACGTTGACAATCTGTCACGTGATTTGTAGACGTATCCGAACTGTAATATAACGTCTGGCCTGATGAAGAATCAATTCACTAATTCTCAGGACTCAGGAGGCCTTGATGTTGATGAAGCGCGAGTCAACGGTGCCAAAAAGGAACAGTAGCTTCCAGCCTTTGTCTTGTGTCTTTGGCTTGTGTCTTTGGCTTTCTGCATCCAACGGTCTCAGGGCGCGCGTGCATAGAAAATGCCAAAATGGTAGTGCTAGCTTCTTTCTTCTGAAGGCTAGCTGCATATCGTTACCTTTGCTGAACCGGTCAATATATAGTTGTACTCATGGGggtgaaaaaatatttttattcttctttttttttctctcctgaAAACAAACCTCAGCTCCACTAGGTTCTCAATTGTTCCTGTATGAACTGTCCATTGAAAATGGATGCTCACGTCAGATACTACTACTCCAGTACTCCTTGAAGAACAACTGAACCGGTCAACCACTCGATTGCACTTTCCTCCACAGCCAATGGCTTAACCAACAGGTAGTGCCCGGTTGTTAATCTCTGAGCTACTCCAAACGGAAAATCAGCACCTCCAGGCTCCAGCCTGATGAACCATATCGACACCGTCGTCGACTCTGAATCAACGCTAACAAGATTATTTTCATCAGTGCAGTCAGGCTTGTCAGCTTCTTGAAATGGAAACCAGTTCAGAGACTGTGTAAAAAACTACACAAACTGTaaaaactatgtatctagaaaaggtTAAACGACCTAATAGAGGGAGTAACAATGAACGTTATTTAAGATTTATACAAAACAAAATCCTGCAAGTAATGCTTAAACGGAGGTCCCTAGAACAGTGCACTAGACGTAGTAGAGTTGGGCCTGTATATATTTACACAATGGGGCCTACCTTTGGGGAGAAAATATGCGATGATGAACAAGCAAATAAAGCAAACAGAGGATAAGTTGGCATCGTCTGACCTGAGCagtttaaaattagatcaaatTCTTCCCTCCATTCTGCTTTTGTGTGGGGGGTCTCGCTTCGTCGACCGCTACTCCATTATTTCCGCTAGTAGTAGCAACttatttgttcaaaaaaaaagagagaaggtcAGCTCTAATCTTGAGCCCAACTTGCTATTTGTTTAGAAAACCATGTGCGATCAAAGTCAGGACAAACATAGCAGCCACGATATGATTCAATTAATCAGCCTCTGTGTAATGGGTCCTGCACCTGCAACCTGCGTGTACAGTACACGCGCATGAGACGTAGACCAACCTGTTAGGTTACGCGCTGTGCGCTGTTGACCTAGTTCTGAAGCGGTCAATCGTTGTCTGCTCCTACTGCAGGCCAAGGTTGTTCTGCTCTCCAGAGTAGCGGACTGTGCAGGGCAGTCAGCCATAGCATCTGCTCCCCATATTCTACCTGGACTGTGTAACTGGCTCAACTTGTTgaaaggccgtgtttagttccaaaatttctctcttcaaatttcattatttatctatcacatcaaatcttttacctcatgtatgaagcattaaatgtaggtaaataaaaaaactaattatatagttttgatgtacatgacgagacgaatcttttgagcctagttaggccATGGTacgacaacaattaccacaaacaaacgaaaaatgctacagtgtgctacagtatccgatgtggtcctttttaccactattttatggatctaaacacagccaaagtCAGAAACTATGGTCCAACATCTGAAACAAATTAATTTAAcgacttttatttttttatttttgaaatttgacGACTGGGATTCTGGATTAGATGTACCAAAGACATATACTATATTtctactatttctaaagcaaacaATGATTCAACGGCCCGTCAATCGGAATCCTAATCGGAGCCCAAATAAATCCATCAGAGTCTCAATCGAAACCCGGACAATCAATACCTCGCGCAGTTATGACACAGGTTGTACACGGAGTGTAAAGGCACAAAATTAGTGGTCTCATGCATATGAGGATAAAATTTTTATTACCCGTAGCAACTTATGAGCACAATGCTAGTAAGATTCAAAGTTTGTAGT carries:
- the LOC120711852 gene encoding WRKY transcription factor WRKY51-like — translated: MAVDLMSCGGGGAYEHLAFQEAAAAGLRSLELLASSLSPRAGSPPLGQIADQAVSRFRRVINLLDRTGHARFRRAPAAPPATPPESPRPAPVPQPPAAAAPTTKSLTLDFTKPPPAVAAKAPAPAPAASATSTSFLSSVTAGGEGSVSKGCSLQAAVSSGKPPLPKRKHPAAASAAAAAAHQHHHQAEAEPGAAARCHCARKPKRSRQGLSRRTVRVAAAGAQAASSHAPASSDIPGDDYSWRKYGQKPIKGSPYPRGYYRCSSAKGCPARKHVERAADDPATLVVTYEGDHRHDAAAGAARAP